ggaagctcccaggtctctgctagaaggaGAAgtcgattgaggcgagtgcaAATATTGGGTGTTCAGTGGTGCTGAGTGTGTGATGTCAAGGACGTCGACTAAGGTGACgatcccccttaaaggaagcccgccttctccttttatagtcacaaggagggacggtgtacataaacaggggatcgtggaagtcgtcattttcccccgaatcgcgggggcatagtggtcgaacactgtaggaagtacattgtggggcatggcgtcgggcgtggcagtcgccttggatatcgtccttggtcttgcgcagatcgcgccggcgtcctgccagccccagcaggcaGCGTGatcgtcgctgtagggtgtacagtcTTCCAAACGTGGCGTGGTGGCATTTCGTgagccctgcaggtcagggtcttgcatatatacGTGCATCAGCGGTAGCAGGGCAcacggcggtcccggacccccctggacggagtgctggcgtgtgcactaaggaggtccgggaATCACATGgagatcccggacccctcgaggggggaggtccgggcctctgGCTGCTAGCGCTGAGCGTCCTTCCATGAGGAgcacgtggcgacgccggaccccttcccgagcagggggcgggcccggggccatacatgtggtgaggtggagtccggagagccggagttggcagaatagtaacgggagctgtgccgagcacATCTCGTCCCGCAtcgcaggttccacagtgctgccacaacgtccgggatggcggagcaacgaccggagttggcggacgggactccggtcacagccactgtggggaatggcggcctgacgccttCTGTCCCGggtgctgtggaggagtggttggcatttaatgcctccgtacgacgggcgggtgagcggaagggtcgtttgtcctttacgtcgagaggcggcctcgagcgaggcggagatgatttgtcctgctcgagggtaggttcgccaccctcgagcgaggcggagatgatttgtcctgctcgagggtaggttcgccaccctcgagcgaggcggagacccggggcgcagtcgagggtctcaatgggagccctcgagcgagacggagatcaccccgcgagtccgaggggggtgcggatgggccgcgtgATGGGCTTccttgagtcctttcctttattccactcagttgcctaatatgtgtttgcgtttttagggtgatcttgtaccccgattagggtgtccctaatcgtggtacccgacaccatttatgccatttcgagtgattttggtgatcgaataacAATGCAATCAATAGGACTAATGTTTTTATTAAGTGAACagttctagatcccagggatgaagtaaaggccatacaaagcaaaacacgaagaaagaactcaaagaaacgctgaattggacgagttctactgaaatcagtagcaccggaagaactgatgcctatagcatcggtgcatccgacgattgtcggaagatccgacggcctGGCTTTGCCACAATCctgtgcgcctctggagatcaagtgaagaaagaagtgaaacACCGGATAAACTGATAGTGTCAgaagaggcatcggtgcatccaacgtactatgttccagagacgttgtcaagCGTGCAGTAGCCAAGCTTTCAGTACCGGTAGAACCGGTGGTGCGTCGGagcaaggcgtcggtgcaatgacgtcagcaataGCAACGGCTATCTGCggatcaagtgtcaccggaagaaccgacacctaagcatcggatcaaccgatggtccctgTAGGTGCTGCGgccgtgtcagagaagccaacgggtagttcagagcgcagagtgaccggaagaaccgatgcactatgcaccggatgttccgatgcctacgcagaaagctGCTAACGGCTACAAATGGCTAGTTCGTCTTGGagacctatatatatgtgctccccggccatttgaagtttgctaaagttgctagaagtcatacacacacccaagaaaaccttcaagccatacaagagctcattgatcatatccttatgttttagcactagctttgtaaagtgtgagtgctagattcgctcttgagtgagtgaacaagtaaggttgagatccttgtggctggttctagagtgaaccacacttgtattacggtgcgccggctccttggagcaattggtggctcgccggcaagtcaacgaccctccgacttggtgtggagcggcgtcgacgacattgtgcgggggacagagacccctccttcatgggcaatctcccttagttaagatcgggatcaaggtgaccgtgattgtgttcacgaaagagacttgattgccgagaagcgatactcttcgtaagtgcttcaacaacgtggacgtagaggcacctttgtggcaatccgaaccacgagataaatcctcgtgtcgagagttcgctttctctcatccctccctttaagcttctgtatttcatattgcaacttgtgtgcctttactctcttagtgtagtatcttgctagaattggctatagattgcaaaacttttttgcaatgagggttttacactaaggtgaaccgtagttgcacatctagatagcttgatctaatttaagttttgtgcaaactagttggagccatatgttaaAGTTCTAATattgtctaattcacccccccccccccccccccgccctcttagactagagcacccggTCACTTTCAAAGGGGCTAATAGCAGCCTCTATAGGGCGCCAGGAACATAAGCTTACTCAGTCACCAACGAACTACCACATAAGAACAGTAGTTATACCCAATCAATGGATCAACAACTAGGGGGGGCTTCAGTTGCGATTAATTCACATACGCGGCGAGCGCAACGAGTCGCTCAAAGCGATTAAGCAACTGGAGGGCACGCTTCGCTGTCCTTCGAGGTGTCGACTTCAGAAGGTGGCATGAACTGCCACATTGGGTATCCCGGGTAGCCAACAAAGGGCATCATCAGCTTCTGCCCTGCAGCTTGCGCATGGGGATGGAACGGTGCTAGCTGAGCCTGTGGGAAGGGCGCTGGCATCAGGGTTGGATGAGGCATGTAGGCTGGTGTTGATGTCATAAGCTTCATCTGGTGCTCTAAACTCTCCTTCTCTAGTTTCAGCTTCTGCTTCTCATCGCAAAGCTCATCCTTCTCTGCCTGGAATTTAGAGAAAGAACAACAGTTTCATAATCAATTAATCATTGCAGACCAAAGGATAAAAAACATTGGAAAAGGAGCAGGTTTGTGCCCCCCAAGATTATTTTTCCACAAGCAGTATTACACACAACTTGGTAGCTGCTGGGCCATAGTATGCTGAGAGAACCATATATACAGCACCCTATAATAGAAGGTCTAATCAAATTCCTAATGGGTCCTAAATTACAGTGGTGTGGTAGGCTGTGAATTCCCCAGAGATACAAACAGCTGAAGCTTGATGGTCAATCTATCATAAGAAAATGGAAGGTTGCATGTGATCAATAGATGCTATGTGCTCCATGGATCATTTGGAGCTTGCGGACAATTCacattcaaaagaaaaaagtatGTGACCTTAATTCTAGCTGGTAACCAGAAATGTCTTGGATGAGATACGAAGAGTTGTCAGCATGTGCTCATATGTAGAGCGTATAGCCTATCATAAAGCACTGCCAGTCCTATAAAGATCTCATTGTGGAGAAGAACATAAAAATACTACTTGGCTCTGATTCGGAAATCAACCAAATTGCAGTCCACTCCAAGCAACAAAGACTGAGTATAGAAAAGATGATGTACTATATGTAAGTGTGAACAGGAAATAGGTGAGTAACCTTTAGTTCCTTAATCTTTTCTTCAAGACTACCATTGGTGTCCTTGAGCTGCTGTGCTTCAGAGCGAAGCTGAATAACCATGCGAGTAGCATCACTTAGGATAGCAGCTTTGTCAGCTTTTACTGGCTTCCCATGTTCCAAGGTAGAGCCCAATTCAATAAACCTAGCAATCATAAGAAACATTCGAAAAATCAGCATGGTAATCCATCTCTCATACTCTAGCGTAAGCGAAACTGCGTTTATCATTTACCTGTCATTGAGCTTGTCCCTTCTCATTTTTCCCCTACAAGCTTTGGATGTTGGCCTACCAGAAGATCCTGAGCTTAAACTGCAAAATGCAACAGAATGACAATTACAGAACTGATGACTGGATACAATAATGCAATATGCGCCTAAGTTGTGAGGTGAAATAACAACCTGACCGTTTATTACTGCCAGGCTCCTTGAAGACATCACCGGTGTTTACATAGCTGCCAACTTCCACACTGTTAAAACAAGGGGAGAAATGATTAGCAATTCTGGATCTCCATATGGAAAAATTCTCAGTCGCCACCTTGTTTCAACCAAACAAACAAAATCATTCACAAAATTAATAGGGAAAATTTAACATGTAAGCCACATATCTCTGCACACATGCAGTGACCTCCTTTTAGCAAAAaggacagaaaaaaaaacagtataGCTGCAAATTACCGCCAAATTAAACCTAGCAATTGCTTTGTTACAATTATCTAATAGCAGTGTAGACAGTCATGACTGATAGGAAATTATTCATTTGATTCCAATCTGGTTCATTATTATTATTCCATCCATGATAGAGCAGCACATCCCGCTGCATACTATCACTAAGGCTGGAATCTAATCCCCAACAATTAACTAATATATCATCCACACACATGAATATATCCGTTTCACCATCCATCATAAACACGGCCACCGCAACACGAGAACCAATCTACCAAAAGTAATCATCTTGCAGCACGCAAAATCACTACTATTTCGTTAGGGGCCTTTTCctcattcttttttctttttttttcttattgcaACAAAAGCAACCTCGGCAAGTTTTATATCAGGCGACAAGATCTGCTGTATAAAGCAACTGCCTTTGCAGATTAGATTCCCCCGGTGCATGCATCGGCTATGGAAACAGTCTTCAAATCCCTAAATAATTCATCCACACCATCCAAGTCCAGAATCAGACGCCTAGCCAGAACTCAGCAATTCTCTACCATCACCGTCTCCCAGGAACGCCGCGTTTACGGAATCGACCGCCAGAAACCAACGGGAACGGGAGAAGAATGAAGAATCCCTCGCTAAACCAAGCATCTGCGCCGAGAACTACCAGGGGGTGTGGGAGACGGAGGGATCGATCGACCATCGGGCTGACCTGGGGTTGGAGGACGACGGGGACGCGTCCCACGGGAAGGCCCCGCAGGCCGCTGCCGGGAGGTCGTCGAGGATGCCGCAGTCGAGGAACCAGTCGTCGCcgggggagccgccgccgccgctttccGCCGGGGCCGGAGGGAgagacatcgccgccgccgccgccgtcgagcaaaGGGGAGACCTTTCCTGTCCCCttgtttttcctcttttttccaATTCGTGGATCTTTTTGGGTCGCTCGCGGGTCGCGGCGCCGGATTGGAAGACTGGGGAGGCGGGCCGCGGTGttgatgacaggtgggcccccgCGTGGAGGCGATGGGTGGGTGGCGATTTGTTGTGGGGTTTCTGTGTGGCTGCGGGAGCAGACGTCGGGGGTCAGGAGGCGACGTCGATGACAGCTCACGTCATGGCGGAGAGCACATATGGCTGGCACAGGCCTAGCATGCACTCCACTAGGTCGATCTCCGTAGTGCCGCTCGTCGGCGtgcgaattttttttatttttaaccttttttaaataatattttaaatttaacccGCATTGGTTTTTATTTGCAGCGCGTAGCCCGTTTAGTCGCGCCAGGCCGCATGGCGCGACAGATAGcctctgtcgcgccagtgcatgtggcgcgacagtgtGGCCACGCTGGCGGTCCGAGCCAGCGCAGCGCCGCGACGGCGATGACCTGGCTctccctgtcgcgccacatgcactggcgcgacaagcTTGTCGCGCCATGCAggctggcgcgacaaggccaatGTACTGGGACGCCGGCCCCTTCTTCCCCACCCTCCCTTTCCTTCCTTCGCTCCACCCCGACCACAGCGCGTCcagggtcgccgccggccgccgccaccccccaaGATCCCCCCTCCCAAAATCGGATTTTTTGAGGTGAAAAAGTACGGGGAATCGTTCCCCACccttccccgaaggtattgcCCCTAATATCCCATCGTTTAACCGTGTGCATTAGTAGTTATTTGTGGTTTTTTTTATTAGGGTTAGGTTCTTGATATGAGAAATGGTGGTGTTGTTGATATGATTAGGATTTTAGATGATACTTAGATGGTACTCTGCTCTCgatttggacgtgaggtagTATGTAcatgcatcgattaatatgatttctagGATTGAGGAGTGGGGATGTTAATATGAGTTACATGTAATTTTATTCCATAGTTTTAGGAATGTACATATTATATTTTGAGTGCTGGTATATTGTGTTTAATTAGTATATACTTTGTTtccataattattttgtttttgtttctataagtttttttatttcacaTGGCAATTGAATTTATGTATTTGCAGTGCACATGGCAATGAGCGATGCCCGGTACAAACTGCTTGGTGGTGGACAGTACCCATCCGAGTGTGATGAGGATGCCCCTGTCCCTCATGCCCTTCCAGTTCCATTCTGTCGTTGTGAACCGGGCAATCAGCTGGCAGAGGTGAAGCAATCGAGGCATCCCAAGACGGCCGGTAGAGCATTCTACATATGCAAGTGGAATGATTCTTTGAATCCTTGCCATTGCTTTTTCTTTCAGTGGATCGATGGTCCGGATAAGTTTGATCCTAGAATTCGGCTGTTCCCTTATTATCGGTCAGAGTCGTGGGCGTACAATGATTTTAGACGATGGGTCCCTCCCCCACCAAATCCACCACCTATGacagaggaagagaagcaagaagctGCTATATATCGTGTGAACAATCCTCCGAAATGTCATTGCGGTGTTCGTGCCAAACTTCAAAGGCCTAATATTGGTGTCCCTCCAAAGTTCACTCCCTTTTTTAGATGCTCGCTAAAGACTAGGGTAAGTGTCATGTAGTGTAGCATTGATTCTTTAATTTTGCAGGAGTAGATGCTCGCTAATGTTATGTGTCATACAGGATGGATGGCCGGCATGTGACTTCAATGAGTATATTTATGGTCCTAGATCTCATTGGCCGACAGAAGAGGAAGTTCGAGAATTTGAGAGTGGGAAGAAGCCATGGCCATGTACAACTACTCCTAGTCTTCGATGCAAGTGTGGTATTCTGGCCACAAAATGTGTAGTTTCTTCTGAGCTTGGCTACGGATATTACTGTGGCAATAGCTACGGAGAGTATTGGGTTCGTATATTAACGACAAAGTTGAAACTCCTTATGATTATGTCATTGTGCTAGTACTTGGTATATTAACATTTCTGAATGTTTGGCTCTTAATAATTTTTCAggagggaaggacatgtgattgggAGTGGTTCTAAGGCCGGTATGAGCTATTGTTGCAATTGGGCAGAACAAAAGAGCCTTGAAAATCCAGAGACACTATAAATAGAAAACTGAAGATAAGGAAGGATTACGAAGTTACTTTGCCTCTTGAGTCATTTCTGTCAGGGACTATACTCCAAGACCTACGGCGCGAGTATGGAAAGAAggcagcagaaaaggcaactctTGAGGATTGCATTGTTTATTGGAGGAGGAACCGAAGCAAGTACCCACGGTCCCTCACAGATAGGGAGCTTTTGGCAAATTatgagaagaaggaggaggaggagatggagaggcAGAGGTTAAGGGAGGAAAAAGCAAAGAAAGGTTTTACTGTTGATACGGAAGCTAAATACCCAAAGGGTTCTTGGGAAgaatattttcagaaattggTGGCTAACAAGAGGAttgaagaaatggaaaagatgaATGATTTAGCTCAGGAGGCTCAGATGGAGGCAATGCAGGCCCTAGTTGCCGATCTGACACACAAGGTGCCCAACGTTGAGAAGGATGTGTCATCCGCGAGCACGGAGGTTTTGGGTGTTAGAGGTACTCAAATAGAGGCAATGAAGTCAATTGTAGGAGACTTACCTGCCCAGGACAAAGGGAAGAGTGTTTCTGAGCATGACCATGTTtctgatgatggagatgatgacgaGTGGTGGGCAATGAATGCAGCGGAAGTAGAGGTCATAGTGTCCCAAATTGAGGTGACAAAGGGGGAAGCTGTAGTCAaagatgatggagatgatgatgatgatggttggGGAGAGCTTTTGATTGAAGGCGACTTTGATTAGcttgttttatttttacttGTATGGACTCTATATATGATTGGACTATGTGTGTGACGGACTATTTTTATTGCTGGACTATTTATGTGCTTTACCTATTCATGTGGTTGTCGTTTGTGTATGAGACTTTATTTGTAGTTTCTAACATGGTATGGTTATGAAATTAGGAATTTATTTAGTTTGTATCGTGTGCAATTTAATGATGGGTCATCTCCATTATTGAAGAACTATTTTAGATTACAGTCGCAACTACAGATGCATAAATTGTGGCATGAAGCGTGCCCAAATTTGTTTGTTTTCAACTGATGGTATTATATATGAGTTAAGTATCAttgcaataattttttttggttcTCCTGCTATTCTAGCTTTTGAAGCTGGAAAAATTGTAATAATTGAAGGATGTGTACGTTAAATCATAGAGGCCGGAAAATCATATATGGGAACTATGCTCCTCTATGCTAAGAAGTCATTTAAGAAGATGTATCCTGTTGCAAAGAATTATTTTGGAGGTTTTATTCAAGCACATTCATTTTCAGGTTATGTTCCAACTTTTGCTTTTTT
The Panicum virgatum strain AP13 chromosome 6N, P.virgatum_v5, whole genome shotgun sequence genome window above contains:
- the LOC120677661 gene encoding transcription factor bHLH115-like; amino-acid sequence: MSLPPAPAESGGGGSPGDDWFLDCGILDDLPAAACGAFPWDASPSSSNPSVEVGSYVNTGDVFKEPGSNKRLSSGSSGRPTSKACRGKMRRDKLNDRFIELGSTLEHGKPVKADKAAILSDATRMVIQLRSEAQQLKDTNGSLEEKIKELKAEKDELCDEKQKLKLEKESLEHQMKLMTSTPAYMPHPTLMPAPFPQAQLAPFHPHAQAAGQKLMMPFVGYPGYPMWQFMPPSEVDTSKDSEACPPVA